A genome region from Crossiella equi includes the following:
- a CDS encoding nucleotide sugar dehydrogenase, with product MNVVGLGYVGAEICLAAIEAGHRVAAIDRDPARLATLREPGDPALPDEWTGVRAAIAAGQVELHASVDTAPPADFWVVAVPTPLDEQGLPDTGNITDAATALAGVVTPGAVVVLESTSYPGTTEEIFLPPFLAAGWTPGVDLFVGFSPERINPGSADWTMRTIPKLVSGCTDECLKVITEFYRTVVDEVRPMSSTRAAEMAKLYENSWRLVNIAFANENEALCVAFGLDPWEVNEACRTKPFGYHGFDPGPGAGGHCIPVDAGYLAHYARTRGQGTPVLSSALAANHERPSVIVARIREHLPAERARVLLIGVAYKANVADVRESPAVQILDQLALAGVEVAYHDPHVPVLGTAAGPLHSVPLDPDGLGAYDCVAVLTGHTAVDFSALSHCPVPVVDTRNVRGVLGGPR from the coding sequence GTGAACGTGGTCGGACTGGGCTACGTCGGGGCGGAGATCTGCCTCGCCGCGATCGAGGCCGGGCACCGCGTCGCCGCCATCGACCGCGATCCGGCACGCCTGGCCACCCTGCGCGAACCGGGTGACCCCGCGCTGCCGGATGAGTGGACCGGCGTGCGCGCGGCCATCGCGGCGGGCCAGGTCGAGCTGCACGCCTCCGTGGACACCGCGCCCCCGGCGGACTTCTGGGTGGTCGCGGTCCCCACCCCGCTGGACGAGCAGGGCCTGCCGGACACCGGCAACATCACCGACGCCGCCACCGCGCTGGCCGGGGTGGTCACCCCGGGCGCGGTGGTGGTGCTGGAGAGCACCTCCTACCCGGGCACCACCGAGGAGATCTTCCTGCCGCCCTTCCTCGCGGCGGGCTGGACCCCGGGCGTGGACCTGTTCGTCGGCTTCTCCCCGGAGCGCATCAACCCGGGCAGCGCCGACTGGACCATGCGCACCATCCCGAAGCTGGTCTCCGGCTGCACCGACGAGTGCCTCAAGGTGATCACCGAATTCTACCGCACGGTGGTGGACGAGGTGCGCCCGATGTCCAGCACGCGGGCCGCGGAGATGGCCAAGCTGTACGAGAACAGCTGGCGCCTGGTCAACATCGCCTTCGCCAACGAGAACGAGGCGCTGTGCGTGGCCTTCGGGCTGGACCCGTGGGAGGTCAACGAGGCCTGCCGCACCAAGCCCTTCGGCTACCACGGCTTCGACCCCGGCCCCGGCGCGGGCGGGCACTGCATCCCGGTGGACGCGGGCTACCTCGCCCACTACGCGCGCACCCGGGGCCAGGGCACGCCGGTGCTCAGCTCGGCGCTGGCGGCCAACCACGAGCGGCCCTCGGTGATCGTGGCGCGCATCCGCGAGCACCTGCCCGCCGAGCGGGCGCGGGTGCTGCTGATCGGCGTGGCGTACAAGGCCAACGTGGCCGACGTGCGCGAGTCACCCGCGGTGCAGATCCTCGACCAGCTGGCTCTGGCCGGGGTCGAGGTGGCCTACCACGACCCGCACGTGCCGGTGCTGGGCACCGCGGCGGGCCCGCTGCACTCGGTGCCGCTGGACCCGGACGGCCTCGGCGCCTACGACTGCGTCGCCGTGCTCACCGGGCACACCGCGGTCGACTTCTCGGCGCTGAGCCACTGCCCGGTGCCGGTGGTGGACACGCGCAACGTGCGGGGTGTGCTCGGGGGCCCGCGATGA
- a CDS encoding NAD-dependent epimerase/dehydratase family protein: MTATASPTALVTGAAGFIGSHLVEHLLGLGWRVRGLDDFSAGTVDNLRTALAHPDFELTEGSVTDERLTRRTAAGTTHVFHLAGRVGAFYVERNPERVVEESVRATRSVLGVCADARLPLFFASTSEIYGNSARQPLREDADVVIAPPANPRSSYAFAKGVGELLVNAHVRAGRGPAVVGRLFNTIGVRQAGQYGLVVPRFLDWALAGQPLVVHGDGTQTRSFTHVGDVVRAITATLTVPAAHGHTINIGSDRETTIADLAQLVLRLTGSDSVVQHEPYAQAHGEGARDILRRLPSTEQLRTLTGLACTTPVEAAVQSMVEARRAPALGGTV, from the coding sequence ATGACGGCCACGGCCAGCCCCACCGCGCTGGTCACCGGCGCGGCCGGGTTCATCGGCTCGCACCTGGTCGAGCACCTGCTCGGCCTGGGCTGGCGCGTGCGCGGCCTGGACGACTTCTCCGCGGGCACGGTCGACAACCTGCGCACCGCCCTGGCCCACCCGGACTTCGAGCTCACCGAGGGCTCGGTCACCGACGAGCGGCTCACCCGCCGCACCGCCGCCGGGACCACGCACGTCTTCCACCTGGCTGGCCGGGTCGGCGCCTTTTACGTCGAGCGCAACCCGGAACGCGTGGTCGAGGAGTCGGTGCGCGCCACCCGCTCGGTGCTCGGCGTGTGCGCGGACGCGCGCCTGCCGCTGTTCTTCGCCTCCACCAGCGAGATCTACGGCAACTCCGCCCGGCAGCCGCTGCGCGAGGACGCCGACGTGGTCATCGCCCCGCCCGCCAACCCCCGCTCCTCCTACGCCTTCGCCAAGGGCGTGGGCGAGCTGCTGGTCAACGCGCACGTCCGCGCGGGCCGGGGCCCGGCCGTGGTCGGCAGGCTTTTCAACACCATCGGCGTGCGCCAGGCCGGGCAGTACGGCCTGGTCGTACCGCGCTTCCTGGACTGGGCGCTGGCCGGGCAGCCGCTGGTGGTGCACGGCGACGGCACGCAGACCCGCAGCTTCACCCACGTCGGCGACGTGGTCCGCGCGATCACCGCCACGCTCACCGTGCCCGCCGCGCACGGCCACACGATCAACATCGGCAGCGACCGAGAGACCACCATCGCCGACCTGGCCCAGCTCGTGCTGCGCCTGACCGGCTCGGACTCGGTGGTCCAGCACGAGCCCTACGCGCAGGCACACGGCGAGGGCGCGCGGGACATCCTGCGCCGCCTGCCCAGCACCGAGCAGCTGCGCACGCTCACCGGCCTGGCCTGCACCACCCCGGTCGAGGCCGCCGTCCAGTCCATGGTGGAGGCCCGTCGGGCCCCGGCACTCGGGGGTACGGTCTGA
- a CDS encoding PIG-L deacetylase family protein, translating into MTKVVVVAPHSDDEVLGAGGTIALFARAGAEITVVTVCAELEPQFAAGDQKMIQEEARRAHELLGVRESIFFDYPTTGVNQVPVSELNGRMQQVMDERGPDVVLLPFPDRHIDHRVVFESAVVATRPFRKGKDIRLTAMYETISETYWNVPGAEPTFSPHWTVDITETIQLKLDAFNEMPSRHAHFPGPRSTEALAGLAQLRGSQASCGHGEAFQLIRTSLAPAELARVLP; encoded by the coding sequence TTGACGAAAGTAGTGGTGGTCGCGCCGCATTCGGATGACGAGGTGCTCGGCGCCGGTGGAACGATCGCGTTGTTCGCCCGCGCGGGTGCCGAGATCACCGTGGTCACGGTGTGCGCGGAGCTGGAACCGCAGTTCGCGGCCGGGGACCAGAAGATGATCCAGGAGGAGGCCCGCCGCGCCCACGAGCTGCTCGGCGTGCGCGAGTCCATTTTCTTCGACTACCCGACGACCGGTGTCAACCAGGTCCCGGTATCGGAGCTGAACGGCCGCATGCAACAGGTGATGGACGAACGCGGGCCCGATGTCGTACTGCTCCCGTTCCCGGACCGGCACATCGACCACCGGGTCGTGTTCGAATCTGCGGTGGTCGCCACGCGGCCATTCCGCAAGGGCAAGGACATCCGCCTCACCGCGATGTACGAGACCATCTCGGAAACGTACTGGAACGTGCCCGGCGCGGAACCGACTTTCAGCCCGCACTGGACGGTCGACATCACCGAGACCATTCAGCTCAAACTCGACGCGTTCAACGAGATGCCCTCCCGGCACGCGCATTTCCCCGGCCCGCGCTCCACCGAGGCGCTGGCCGGTCTGGCCCAGCTGCGCGGCAGCCAGGCCAGCTGCGGGCACGGTGAGGCCTTCCAGCTGATCCGCACCTCGCTGGCCCCCGCCGAGCTCGCGCGGGTGCTGCCATGA
- a CDS encoding class I adenylate-forming enzyme family protein, protein MNIADFLHRADPNSTAVHAGEASWEYGRLLDESGRLAAALLRSGLTVGDRVGILLPNTPAHILAYLAVTSAGGVVVSLNPTLSGAEVRDAFGLTEPRLVVTEPELVPAVRAATSAEVVTDRPTEGARSIPELLAENPRAAAVVPVGADHPASILFTSGSTGRPKGVVLTHGNAVWAAEAKASRMRPVPGDRVALISPLHHAYGQNAVLNAALSGGAAVVLLDPRRRRKLVADLAAAGVSVLPTVPALLRVLLDLGASRETLPALRYTLSAAAPLSRPIAELWADRFGAPPHVGYGLTECSPCALYQDGPTVAAGSVGRPFPGVDTRVVGADGADVPDGEIGELWLRGPNVMAGYFADPAASAEVLVGGWLRTGDQVRRDASGEHWLAGRSKHIIIVSGVNVFPGEVEAVLAEHPAVRAAAVVGRPHPVVGETVLAFVHLREGVAAEDAVPDLRARCRDRLAPVKRPALIQALPEIPLLASGKPDLERLRRWGVR, encoded by the coding sequence ATGAACATCGCCGATTTCCTCCACCGCGCCGACCCGAATTCGACCGCGGTGCACGCGGGCGAAGCGTCCTGGGAATACGGACGGCTGCTCGACGAGTCCGGGCGGTTGGCCGCCGCGCTGCTCCGGTCGGGCCTGACCGTCGGCGACCGCGTCGGGATCCTGCTGCCGAACACCCCGGCGCACATCCTGGCCTACCTCGCGGTCACCTCGGCTGGCGGCGTGGTGGTGTCGTTGAACCCCACGCTGTCCGGCGCGGAGGTCCGGGACGCGTTCGGGCTGACCGAGCCGCGCCTGGTCGTCACCGAGCCGGAGCTGGTGCCCGCCGTCCGGGCCGCCACCTCAGCCGAGGTCGTCACCGACCGGCCGACCGAGGGGGCGCGGTCGATCCCCGAGCTGCTCGCCGAGAACCCGCGGGCGGCCGCGGTGGTCCCGGTCGGGGCGGACCACCCGGCGTCGATCCTGTTCACCTCGGGCAGCACCGGACGCCCCAAGGGCGTGGTGCTCACGCACGGCAACGCGGTGTGGGCGGCGGAGGCGAAGGCCTCGCGCATGCGGCCGGTACCGGGCGACCGGGTGGCGCTGATCTCCCCGCTGCACCACGCCTACGGGCAGAACGCGGTGCTGAACGCGGCGCTGTCCGGCGGCGCGGCGGTGGTGCTGCTGGACCCGAGGCGCCGCCGCAAGCTGGTGGCCGACCTCGCCGCGGCGGGCGTGAGCGTGCTGCCGACCGTGCCCGCGCTGCTGCGGGTGCTGCTGGACCTGGGTGCGAGCCGGGAGACTCTGCCCGCGCTGCGCTACACGCTGTCCGCGGCGGCCCCGCTGTCCCGGCCGATCGCCGAGCTGTGGGCGGACCGGTTCGGCGCGCCGCCGCACGTCGGCTACGGGCTGACCGAGTGCTCGCCGTGCGCGCTGTACCAGGACGGCCCGACCGTGGCGGCCGGTTCGGTGGGCAGGCCGTTCCCCGGGGTGGACACGCGGGTGGTCGGCGCGGACGGCGCGGACGTGCCCGACGGCGAGATCGGCGAGCTGTGGCTGCGCGGTCCGAACGTGATGGCCGGGTACTTCGCCGACCCGGCGGCCAGCGCCGAGGTGCTGGTGGGCGGCTGGCTGCGCACGGGCGACCAGGTGCGCCGGGACGCCTCGGGCGAGCACTGGCTGGCCGGGCGCAGCAAGCACATCATCATCGTCTCCGGGGTGAACGTGTTCCCGGGCGAGGTCGAGGCGGTGCTGGCCGAGCACCCGGCGGTCCGGGCCGCGGCGGTGGTGGGCCGCCCGCACCCGGTGGTCGGCGAGACGGTGCTGGCCTTCGTGCACCTGCGCGAGGGCGTGGCCGCCGAGGACGCGGTACCGGACCTGCGGGCCCGCTGCCGCGACCGGCTGGCCCCGGTGAAACGTCCGGCGCTGATCCAGGCCCTGCCGGAGATCCCGCTGCTGGCCTCGGGCAAACCGGACCTGGAACGCCTGCGCCGGTGGGGCGTGCGCTGA
- a CDS encoding YqcI/YcgG family protein — translation MSAPIQVIGPAPAWGVAAAGELCGTLASRAEPFPCTFAVSSVRKSALRFGFVEDLDDEDTWAGLPGVLTEYLRGYREIDRETALIVFFGRSGEREVEGYRDRFWRVLQYLHERDEEKWPQGVPLDTEDPEWEFGFGGTPLFVVCNTPAHSTRRSRHSTHFMVSFQPRWVFEGLGPETPRGASVRRVIRNRLRAFDGMEPSAALGDYGDPGNREWRQYFLPDVGEDGEGRCPFRHREP, via the coding sequence GTGAGCGCGCCGATCCAGGTCATCGGGCCCGCCCCGGCCTGGGGCGTGGCCGCGGCGGGGGAGCTGTGCGGCACGCTCGCCTCCCGGGCCGAGCCGTTCCCGTGCACGTTCGCGGTGTCCTCGGTGCGCAAGTCCGCCCTGCGGTTCGGCTTCGTCGAGGACCTGGACGACGAGGACACCTGGGCCGGGCTGCCCGGGGTGCTGACCGAGTACCTGCGCGGGTACCGGGAGATCGACCGGGAGACCGCGTTGATCGTGTTCTTCGGGCGGTCCGGGGAGCGGGAGGTCGAGGGGTACCGGGACCGGTTCTGGCGGGTGTTGCAGTACCTGCACGAGCGGGATGAGGAGAAGTGGCCGCAGGGGGTGCCGCTGGACACCGAGGACCCCGAGTGGGAGTTCGGGTTCGGTGGCACACCGCTGTTCGTCGTGTGCAACACGCCCGCGCACAGCACCCGACGCAGCCGCCACAGCACGCACTTCATGGTGTCCTTCCAACCCCGGTGGGTGTTCGAGGGGCTGGGGCCGGAGACCCCGCGCGGGGCCTCGGTGCGGCGGGTCATCCGGAACCGGCTGCGGGCTTTCGACGGCATGGAGCCCTCGGCCGCGCTCGGGGACTACGGGGATCCCGGCAACCGCGAGTGGCGGCAGTACTTCCTGCCGGATGTGGGGGAGGACGGGGAGGGGCGGTGCCCGTTCCGGCACCGGGAGCCGTGA
- a CDS encoding carbamoyltransferase C-terminal domain-containing protein: protein MTVEHFLSAYVSATGPASLYWQRHDQCVALWRKEEDRVELVRYWELERLSGLKHHVWPFFTEERRAGLFAELLRTEGLTPEDVTCVWGLPENGASDGIRALAKRARVSVHSLGHLFGSLLMDARVFREETIVALAIDGGPDFVLEDRVPPHWYSGAVVRAGELSIRPVESPGLLYTAAVMVFGQEPGTLMAATSVCPCRADIPALSDETIAGLTFYGAVDGGWATATRTLTEAVEQARALLANGVIGGCGEDRITPEEHVRTAVMHRVQELAEEIAVRNVRRLLAEFDVDPTTAHLGMSGGSALNCPTNTRLLEEFGFRSLLCPPCANDGGQALGLGLAGFYAAGVLPAAEFRFPGAYRGPDDLGTEEALREFGAAVVSATDFEPARFVADVEAGPVAWVDGASEIGPRALGHRSLLADPRTEAAKDRLNEIKDRQWWRPVAPLVLEDRVGEWFDGGRRSPYMLEVFRVAAAKRDLVPAIAHLDGTARAQTVSAADDLRLHAALTAFAEHTGVPVLCNTSLNAKGEPIIQTAGQAFAYCLAKNVPVLYLAGRRYELDTTALPVPASGPRVREAGPFAGQEADRDALWAELAEQGIGVELMALIARAPQLASSLGSERARAKLRALADRTVQSDLAWLAYIDHIRAMYGPGGTFEGAFTEGGTTEDALMPLVSDLMQQHSAG, encoded by the coding sequence GTGACGGTCGAGCACTTCCTCTCCGCCTACGTCTCGGCCACCGGACCGGCGTCACTGTACTGGCAGCGCCACGACCAGTGCGTCGCCTTGTGGCGCAAGGAGGAGGACCGCGTCGAGCTGGTGCGCTACTGGGAGCTGGAACGCCTCAGCGGCCTCAAGCACCACGTCTGGCCCTTCTTCACCGAGGAGCGCCGCGCCGGTCTGTTCGCCGAGCTGCTGCGCACCGAGGGCCTGACCCCCGAGGACGTCACCTGCGTGTGGGGGCTGCCCGAGAACGGTGCCAGCGACGGCATCCGCGCGCTGGCCAAGCGGGCGCGCGTGTCCGTGCACAGCCTCGGCCACCTCTTCGGCAGCCTGCTCATGGACGCGCGGGTCTTCCGCGAGGAGACGATCGTCGCGCTGGCCATCGACGGCGGACCGGACTTCGTACTGGAGGACCGCGTCCCGCCGCACTGGTACTCCGGTGCGGTGGTGCGTGCGGGGGAGCTTTCCATCCGGCCGGTGGAGTCGCCGGGCCTGCTGTACACGGCCGCCGTCATGGTGTTCGGCCAGGAGCCGGGCACGCTGATGGCCGCCACCTCGGTGTGCCCGTGCCGCGCGGACATCCCCGCGCTGTCGGACGAGACGATCGCCGGGCTCACCTTCTACGGGGCCGTGGACGGCGGCTGGGCCACCGCCACCCGCACGCTCACCGAGGCGGTCGAGCAGGCCCGCGCCCTGCTGGCCAACGGTGTGATCGGCGGGTGCGGTGAGGACCGGATCACGCCCGAGGAGCACGTGCGCACGGCCGTGATGCACCGCGTGCAGGAGCTGGCCGAGGAGATCGCGGTGCGCAACGTGCGCCGCCTGCTGGCCGAGTTCGACGTCGACCCCACGACCGCGCACCTGGGCATGAGCGGCGGTTCGGCGCTGAACTGCCCCACCAACACGCGGCTGCTGGAGGAGTTCGGCTTCCGGAGCCTGCTGTGCCCGCCGTGTGCCAACGACGGCGGCCAGGCACTGGGCCTGGGGCTGGCCGGGTTCTACGCGGCCGGGGTGCTGCCCGCGGCCGAGTTCCGCTTCCCCGGCGCCTACCGAGGTCCGGACGACCTCGGTACCGAGGAGGCGCTGCGCGAGTTCGGCGCGGCCGTGGTCTCGGCCACCGACTTCGAGCCCGCGCGGTTCGTCGCCGACGTCGAGGCCGGACCGGTGGCCTGGGTGGACGGGGCCAGCGAGATCGGGCCGCGCGCGCTCGGGCACCGCAGCCTGCTGGCCGACCCGCGCACCGAGGCGGCCAAGGACCGGCTCAACGAGATCAAGGACCGCCAGTGGTGGCGCCCGGTGGCACCACTGGTGCTGGAGGACCGGGTCGGCGAGTGGTTCGACGGCGGCAGGCGCTCGCCGTACATGCTGGAGGTCTTCCGCGTGGCGGCGGCGAAACGGGACCTGGTGCCCGCGATCGCGCACCTGGACGGCACCGCCCGCGCGCAGACCGTCTCCGCCGCCGACGACCTCCGGCTGCACGCCGCGCTGACGGCTTTCGCCGAGCACACCGGCGTGCCCGTGCTGTGCAACACCTCGCTCAACGCCAAGGGTGAGCCGATCATCCAGACCGCCGGGCAGGCCTTCGCGTACTGCCTGGCCAAGAACGTGCCGGTGCTCTACCTGGCCGGACGGCGGTACGAGCTGGACACCACCGCGCTGCCGGTGCCGGCGTCCGGGCCGAGGGTGCGCGAGGCCGGGCCGTTCGCCGGTCAGGAGGCCGATCGGGACGCGCTGTGGGCCGAGCTGGCCGAGCAGGGCATCGGCGTGGAGCTGATGGCGCTGATCGCGCGGGCCCCGCAGCTGGCGTCCTCGCTGGGCAGCGAACGCGCGCGGGCGAAGCTGCGGGCGCTGGCCGACCGCACGGTCCAGAGCGACCTGGCGTGGCTGGCCTACATCGACCACATCCGCGCGATGTACGGCCCCGGCGGCACGTTCGAGGGCGCGTTCACCGAGGGCGGGACCACCGAGGACGCGCTCATGCCGCTCGTCTCCGACCTCATGCAGCAGCACTCGGCGGGCTGA
- a CDS encoding acyl carrier protein: MEKQVTGVDESTLNKLVAMILDGLEWPSGDAPPGAETHIGEEGLGMDSLMVVELALDIEEEFGFEIDEEEMFEIGAMTLGRLADFVDDRATRGAVT; this comes from the coding sequence ATGGAAAAGCAGGTGACGGGTGTCGACGAGTCGACTCTGAACAAACTCGTGGCGATGATCCTGGACGGCCTGGAATGGCCGAGCGGTGACGCGCCGCCCGGTGCGGAAACGCACATCGGGGAGGAAGGCCTCGGCATGGACTCCCTCATGGTGGTCGAGCTCGCCCTGGACATCGAGGAGGAGTTCGGGTTCGAGATCGACGAGGAGGAGATGTTCGAGATCGGCGCCATGACGCTGGGCAGGCTCGCCGACTTCGTGGACGACCGGGCGACCCGCGGGGCCGTGACGTGA
- a CDS encoding carbamoyltransferase family protein → MIVLGIGGSTHDFSACALVDGRVRVAVEEERLSRIKHHSLDRLQVADMALRSVQYCLTEIGATLADVDLVVANDLVMRAALRSLPEVRKVNHHLSHAALVSYLSPHEEQAVLVVDGFGSMADGRAETVSYFEHGPDRRPHLVHRETGRVRRHDQDRPFSWKNFDFVENSLGELYSFVTQGIGFALHDEGKTMGLAPCGTTRLVEEFLRIAEVGATGGVRFDEAAREELGKLMAAERAAEDSWAVRADLARGVQAVLEESLLRRVADLRERTGKQALAVGGGVFLNSVVNARIRREGPFEGFFLHGATGDSGTAIGAALLGYHQETGQLPERGDLVYTGREYGREEVLAALRAVPGLTWTEGEDVCARAAAVLARGGVVGWFQGRAEFGPRALGNRSILADPSRPGMKDRINSVVKHREGYRPFAPAVLAERQSEVLDTAEPSWYMCVNADVREAFRDRFTAASHVDGSARYQSVTPERNARFHELITRFEALTGVPGLLNTSFNDSEPIVETPADAIACFRHSEIDALVLNEFFVER, encoded by the coding sequence GTGATCGTGCTCGGCATCGGCGGGTCCACCCACGACTTCAGCGCCTGCGCCCTCGTTGACGGACGGGTGCGCGTGGCGGTGGAGGAGGAGCGGCTCTCCCGCATCAAGCACCACTCCCTGGACCGGCTCCAGGTCGCCGACATGGCGCTGCGCTCGGTCCAGTACTGCCTCACCGAGATCGGCGCGACCCTGGCCGACGTGGACCTGGTGGTGGCCAACGACCTGGTCATGCGGGCCGCGCTGCGCTCGCTGCCGGAGGTGCGCAAGGTCAACCACCACCTCAGCCACGCCGCCCTGGTCAGCTACCTGTCCCCGCACGAGGAGCAGGCGGTGCTGGTCGTCGACGGCTTCGGCTCGATGGCCGACGGGCGCGCCGAGACCGTGTCCTACTTCGAGCACGGGCCCGACCGGCGGCCGCACCTGGTGCACCGGGAGACCGGCCGCGTGCGACGCCACGACCAGGACCGGCCGTTCAGCTGGAAGAACTTCGACTTCGTGGAGAACTCGCTCGGCGAGCTCTACTCCTTCGTCACCCAGGGCATCGGCTTCGCCCTGCACGACGAGGGCAAGACCATGGGCCTGGCCCCGTGCGGCACCACCCGCCTGGTCGAGGAGTTCCTGCGCATCGCCGAGGTCGGCGCGACCGGCGGGGTGCGCTTCGACGAGGCCGCGCGCGAGGAGCTGGGCAAGCTGATGGCGGCCGAACGCGCGGCCGAGGACAGCTGGGCGGTGCGCGCCGACCTGGCCCGGGGCGTGCAGGCCGTGCTGGAGGAGTCGCTGCTCCGCCGGGTCGCCGACCTGCGCGAACGCACCGGCAAGCAGGCCCTTGCGGTGGGCGGCGGGGTGTTCCTCAACTCGGTGGTCAACGCCCGCATCCGGCGGGAGGGCCCGTTCGAGGGGTTCTTCCTGCACGGCGCCACCGGCGACAGCGGCACCGCGATCGGCGCGGCCCTGCTCGGCTACCACCAGGAGACCGGGCAGCTGCCCGAACGCGGCGACCTCGTCTACACCGGCCGCGAGTACGGCCGTGAGGAGGTCCTGGCCGCCCTGCGCGCGGTACCCGGCCTGACCTGGACCGAGGGGGAGGACGTGTGCGCCCGCGCGGCCGCCGTGCTCGCCCGCGGTGGGGTGGTGGGCTGGTTCCAGGGCCGGGCCGAGTTCGGGCCGAGAGCGCTGGGCAACCGCAGCATCCTGGCCGACCCGAGCCGCCCCGGCATGAAGGACCGCATCAACTCCGTGGTCAAGCACCGCGAGGGCTACCGGCCGTTCGCGCCCGCCGTGCTCGCGGAGCGGCAGTCCGAGGTGCTCGATACCGCCGAGCCCTCCTGGTACATGTGTGTCAACGCCGACGTGCGGGAGGCGTTCCGGGACCGCTTCACCGCCGCCAGCCATGTGGACGGCAGCGCCCGCTACCAGAGCGTCACGCCCGAGCGGAACGCGCGTTTCCACGAGCTCATCACGCGCTTCGAGGCGCTCACCGGGGTACCCGGACTGCTCAACACCTCGTTCAACGACAGCGAACCCATCGTGGAAACCCCGGCGGATGCGATCGCGTGCTTCCGGCACAGCGAAATCGACGCCCTGGTGTTGAACGAATTCTTCGTCGAACGCTGA
- a CDS encoding aromatic amino acid ammonia-lyase — MFASEAERQAIGQPEELGFLDDSARARMKCSFDSLSAALDSGAPIYGVSRGFGPLAEFQADADVHKHGLGLISHLSVGQGEDLDIETTRLMLQLRFAGMTRGYSGITPERWNELAHLLRAGFLPVVPALGSVSASGDLIPLAHAASALSGKGLAWDLDTDPPAKVPAARRLRDLGLEPVTWDAREALAFVNGTSASLAATLRNQRRLHELCWAAAVLTGAAADLLGANSEAYDDVVGQARGGSPGHATAAAWIREQLTDPRDARTARQLQEPYSLRCAPQVVGTVLDLLTATGTLLARERAGCSDNPVISAEGVYHGGNFYAVTAGLVSDQHATLVHQLAFQAERQLALLVNPASNGGRPPLLAPRPGATSGLAGVQLAASAFLAEIRQQAAPATTTPVPTNLDNQDIVPMALMSALRVARQLARAELVLGSLALGVAQFAHVSGADTSRVRPWFARLLAATPPMSDDRPFAAEVRELAALLTASAREAVGEEQP; from the coding sequence ATGTTTGCTTCCGAAGCGGAAAGACAGGCAATTGGACAGCCGGAAGAGCTCGGCTTTTTGGATGATAGCGCGAGGGCGAGAATGAAGTGCAGTTTCGACTCGCTGTCGGCTGCACTGGACAGCGGCGCGCCCATTTACGGGGTTTCCCGGGGATTCGGGCCGCTGGCGGAATTCCAGGCCGACGCGGACGTGCACAAGCACGGGCTCGGCCTGATCTCCCACCTGTCGGTCGGTCAGGGGGAGGACCTTGACATCGAGACCACGCGGCTGATGCTCCAGCTGCGCTTCGCCGGGATGACCAGAGGCTACTCCGGCATCACCCCGGAACGCTGGAACGAGCTCGCACACCTGCTGCGCGCGGGCTTCCTGCCGGTGGTCCCGGCCCTGGGCAGTGTCAGCGCCAGCGGTGACCTGATCCCGCTCGCGCACGCCGCCAGCGCGCTGTCCGGCAAGGGCCTGGCCTGGGACCTCGACACCGACCCGCCCGCCAAGGTGCCCGCCGCGCGGCGCCTGCGTGACCTGGGGCTGGAGCCGGTGACCTGGGATGCCCGCGAGGCACTGGCCTTCGTCAACGGCACCAGCGCCAGCCTGGCCGCGACCCTGCGCAACCAGCGGCGCCTGCACGAGCTGTGCTGGGCCGCGGCCGTGCTGACCGGTGCCGCCGCCGACCTGCTCGGCGCCAACTCCGAGGCCTACGACGACGTGGTCGGCCAGGCCCGGGGCGGCTCACCCGGCCACGCCACCGCGGCGGCCTGGATCCGCGAGCAGCTCACCGACCCGCGCGACGCCCGCACCGCCCGCCAGCTCCAGGAGCCGTACTCGCTGCGCTGCGCCCCGCAGGTGGTGGGCACCGTGCTGGACCTGCTCACCGCCACCGGCACCCTGCTGGCCCGCGAACGGGCTGGCTGCTCGGACAACCCGGTGATCAGCGCGGAGGGCGTCTACCACGGCGGCAACTTCTACGCCGTGACCGCGGGCCTGGTCTCCGACCAGCACGCCACGCTCGTGCACCAGCTCGCCTTCCAGGCCGAACGCCAGCTCGCGCTGCTGGTGAACCCGGCCAGCAACGGCGGACGGCCCCCGCTGCTGGCCCCGCGACCCGGTGCCACCAGCGGCCTGGCCGGGGTGCAGCTGGCCGCCTCCGCCTTCCTCGCCGAGATCCGCCAGCAGGCCGCGCCCGCCACCACCACGCCGGTGCCGACCAACCTCGACAACCAGGACATCGTGCCGATGGCCCTGATGTCGGCGCTGCGGGTGGCCCGGCAGCTGGCCCGCGCCGAGCTGGTGCTCGGCTCGCTCGCCCTCGGCGTGGCCCAGTTCGCGCACGTCAGCGGGGCGGACACCAGCCGGGTGCGGCCGTGGTTCGCCCGGCTGCTGGCGGCCACCCCGCCCATGTCCGACGACCGGCCGTTCGCCGCCGAGGTGCGCGAGCTGGCCGCCCTGCTGACGGCCTCCGCCCGCGAGGCCGTGGGGGAGGAGCAGCCGTGA